Proteins encoded together in one Peribacillus asahii window:
- a CDS encoding DUF3992 domain-containing protein, with protein MANLGGFSNNPLNVISDSVSCTIELGDTNGAATTIWQDDTPFVINGTIVVENTGTTGVSPKAALHVNGAAIRGFVVAPGECRSITVNDLRSISIVASGTGTAKIKISFSLNYKF; from the coding sequence TTGGCTAATTTGGGGGGGTTTAGCAATAACCCATTAAACGTTATCAGTGATTCAGTGTCTTGTACGATTGAATTAGGAGATACTAATGGGGCAGCTACAACTATTTGGCAAGATGATACTCCTTTTGTTATAAACGGAACCATTGTAGTTGAAAATACTGGAACGACCGGTGTTTCACCAAAAGCTGCTCTTCATGTGAATGGAGCTGCAATTCGTGGATTTGTGGTCGCACCAGGTGAATGTCGGTCTATTACGGTAAATGATTTGCGTTCTATTAGTATCGTTGCATCAGGAACAGGCACTGCCAAAATCAAGATTTCTTTCTCCTTAAACTATAAGTTTTAA
- a CDS encoding TcaA second domain-containing protein yields the protein MKKIWLLAIPAVVVLTIITVVLIQQNNRPKQVVEAFEQAVDQKKPEQLKDILLVDNKKAEIDESSLKAFVTYLNANYNSYQVIKDSLEEQLEKQEYSMTNQQISLVEDGKRFGVFTDYKLKVKTGYIKVTGLSEEDQVTLSVDKTKNSLMKSEEELYGPLLPGTYDVRLTVKNTLGTFLEKRKVEVWGGSKQVSLLVDDSDLAQKDKGVQQNVLAALDVFNNDLIVFQTNNYETKHFTNVTDEVREVTAFAKYDFEFYKEYVDEIQMQYLGAVVNLDDLDINRFNDEWLAEVTALVSYKNKMKVRDMKGFEDISYKTIRTYKMKYDEKSKKWLIADLEEVKADGSESDDWENKTELKNEDSPVMKWTRKKDESNMF from the coding sequence GTGAAGAAAATATGGTTACTTGCTATACCAGCGGTGGTTGTGCTCACCATTATTACGGTTGTGTTGATCCAGCAGAATAATCGACCTAAACAAGTTGTCGAAGCGTTTGAGCAGGCGGTTGATCAAAAGAAGCCGGAACAGCTGAAGGATATACTCTTAGTAGATAATAAGAAGGCAGAAATAGATGAGTCATCGCTTAAAGCATTCGTTACTTATCTAAATGCTAATTATAATAGTTATCAAGTAATTAAGGATAGCTTAGAGGAGCAATTGGAGAAGCAAGAGTACAGCATGACAAATCAGCAGATTAGTTTAGTGGAAGACGGAAAACGCTTCGGAGTATTTACTGACTACAAACTGAAGGTAAAAACGGGATATATAAAGGTAACTGGACTAAGTGAAGAAGATCAAGTTACTCTTTCCGTCGATAAAACGAAAAACTCTCTTATGAAGAGTGAAGAAGAATTGTACGGTCCACTTCTTCCAGGTACGTATGATGTACGATTAACTGTAAAAAATACACTTGGCACTTTTTTAGAGAAAAGAAAAGTAGAAGTGTGGGGCGGCAGCAAGCAGGTCAGCCTGCTTGTAGACGATAGTGATTTGGCTCAAAAGGATAAAGGCGTTCAACAAAATGTGTTAGCCGCACTAGATGTATTTAATAATGACTTAATCGTTTTTCAGACAAACAACTATGAAACGAAACATTTTACAAATGTCACAGATGAAGTAAGAGAGGTTACGGCATTTGCCAAATATGATTTTGAATTTTATAAAGAGTATGTTGATGAAATTCAGATGCAATATTTAGGAGCGGTTGTGAACCTTGATGATTTAGATATTAATCGTTTTAATGATGAGTGGCTTGCAGAAGTTACAGCACTTGTTTCCTACAAAAATAAAATGAAAGTTCGAGACATGAAAGGTTTTGAAGATATTTCTTATAAAACTATTCGAACATATAAGATGAAGTATGATGAAAAGAGTAAAAAATGGTTAATAGCTGACTTGGAGGAAGTAAAAGCGGATGGCTCAGAAAGTGACGATTGGGAAAATAAAACTGAGCTGAAAAATGAAGACTCGCCAGTCATGAAGTGGACTCGTAAGAAGGATGAAAGTAATATGTTTTAA
- a CDS encoding potassium channel family protein, protein MKKQFVVFGLGRFGGSLVKEFHSIGVEVMAIDKDESKIDEYAAFATYAVVANGIDEMSLKSLGVRNFDVAFVSLGDDIEASILTCLLLKEMGVPQVWAKAQNMYHHKVLEKVGVDRVIHPERDMAQRIAHHIASEKIIDYIQLSEEYSIVEIVASHKIDKKSLMDLDIRAKYRCNIIGIQRGKDINVAPLAEEQICQGDTLIVIGHNKDIAKLEAQGV, encoded by the coding sequence ATGAAAAAACAGTTTGTCGTGTTTGGGTTAGGTAGATTTGGAGGGAGCTTAGTTAAGGAATTCCATTCAATTGGAGTGGAAGTGATGGCGATTGATAAAGATGAAAGTAAAATAGATGAATATGCAGCCTTTGCTACTTATGCTGTCGTAGCTAATGGCATAGACGAGATGAGTTTAAAATCTTTAGGTGTGAGAAATTTTGATGTCGCTTTCGTCTCTTTAGGTGATGATATTGAAGCTAGTATTTTAACGTGCTTACTTTTGAAGGAAATGGGGGTTCCTCAAGTTTGGGCAAAAGCTCAAAATATGTATCATCATAAAGTGTTAGAAAAGGTTGGAGTCGATCGAGTGATTCATCCTGAAAGAGATATGGCGCAGCGAATTGCTCATCATATCGCATCCGAAAAAATTATTGATTATATTCAATTATCGGAGGAGTATAGTATTGTCGAAATCGTGGCGTCGCATAAAATTGATAAAAAGTCATTGATGGATTTAGATATTCGCGCAAAATACCGCTGCAATATTATCGGGATTCAACGTGGAAAAGACATTAATGTGGCTCCGCTTGCTGAAGAACAAATTTGCCAAGGAGACACATTAATTGTGATTGGACATAACAAAGATATTGCAAAATTAGAGGCGCAAGGCGTGTAA
- a CDS encoding TVP38/TMEM64 family protein, which yields MKEFILNWFSQAGPFSIIISIFINIVISIFGVIPSVFLTALNITFFGFEAGMFISYIGECAGAAVSFLLYRKGIRHVEQSLPAQSKYLNKLTASTGKEAFIFVLAFRLVPFIPSGLINLGAALSKISLLHFTWASAIGKIPAMLLEAYSVNEVLMWEKQGKGILFIVSFIILVIYWAAKRKRV from the coding sequence ATGAAAGAATTCATTTTAAATTGGTTTTCTCAAGCAGGACCCTTTTCAATTATTATTAGTATTTTCATTAATATTGTAATAAGTATATTCGGTGTCATACCTAGCGTTTTTTTGACCGCTCTTAATATCACTTTTTTTGGATTTGAAGCGGGCATGTTTATTTCTTATATCGGAGAATGTGCAGGCGCTGCAGTCAGCTTTCTCTTATATAGAAAAGGGATTCGACACGTGGAACAGTCCCTACCTGCCCAATCAAAATATTTAAATAAACTTACAGCTTCAACAGGAAAAGAGGCGTTTATATTCGTTCTAGCCTTTCGACTAGTACCTTTTATCCCGTCCGGATTGATTAACCTCGGTGCAGCCTTAAGCAAAATCAGCTTACTTCATTTTACATGGGCAAGCGCTATTGGAAAAATCCCTGCTATGCTTCTAGAAGCATACTCCGTTAACGAAGTATTGATGTGGGAGAAACAAGGGAAAGGGATTTTGTTTATTGTTTCATTCATTATATTGGTCATTTATTGGGCAGCGAAAAGGAAACGTGTTTAG
- a CDS encoding DUF5105 domain-containing protein, translating to MKKWVLFSVVSVFIFLLSACSDSGEKASTEKSKGLEASIESASYIVSESDDGVSENENLAIMAIHLKVKNLSDSPMRLSGYDGIKLYDGEQQININPELYNRDIGLDIDTGGSIGAGKSKTVLAIFEVTKDKEYEIGLNPLFDNPEEESEELVLKLDTKKYAASYETLQDPAKALKAYVDQIYYNKENPDYEQLVSADKPVLQESAQEAFETEINKVFDKKLDDTDIEKLYATYRDILAEKAEVNATIIANANDKAIVEVEVSTPSLKTLYEDVYEYEREFRENTGSYDSQEIDKYVLSKLPKILNALEVNELSDPVEVSLTKKDGKWTIEAVDKYGESLDTVFVKGSSY from the coding sequence TTGAAAAAATGGGTATTATTCTCCGTTGTATCAGTATTTATTTTCCTTTTATCTGCATGTTCAGATTCGGGTGAAAAGGCTTCAACTGAAAAGAGTAAAGGGTTGGAGGCTTCTATTGAAAGCGCTAGTTATATTGTTTCAGAGAGTGATGATGGGGTTTCTGAAAATGAGAACTTAGCTATAATGGCTATTCATTTAAAAGTTAAAAATTTATCAGATTCTCCAATGCGATTATCAGGGTATGATGGGATTAAGTTATATGATGGTGAGCAGCAAATCAATATTAATCCAGAACTTTATAATCGCGATATAGGCTTGGATATTGATACAGGCGGGAGTATTGGTGCAGGAAAGTCAAAAACTGTATTAGCGATATTTGAAGTAACAAAGGATAAAGAGTATGAAATTGGCTTAAATCCACTATTTGATAATCCGGAAGAGGAGTCAGAAGAGTTAGTATTAAAGCTTGATACGAAGAAGTATGCCGCTAGCTATGAAACGCTGCAAGATCCAGCGAAAGCATTGAAGGCTTACGTGGATCAAATCTATTACAATAAGGAAAATCCAGATTATGAGCAACTTGTATCGGCTGATAAACCAGTATTGCAAGAATCAGCACAAGAAGCATTTGAAACGGAAATAAACAAGGTGTTTGATAAGAAATTAGATGACACAGACATTGAAAAGCTATATGCAACATACCGTGATATCTTAGCGGAAAAGGCTGAAGTGAATGCTACTATTATTGCAAATGCTAATGATAAGGCAATCGTTGAAGTAGAGGTTTCTACACCGTCATTAAAAACATTATATGAAGATGTTTATGAGTATGAGCGTGAATTTAGAGAGAATACAGGAAGTTATGATTCACAAGAAATTGATAAATATGTACTTTCAAAATTGCCTAAAATTTTAAATGCTCTTGAGGTAAACGAACTTAGCGACCCAGTGGAAGTGTCCTTAACGAAAAAGGATGGAAAATGGACGATTGAAGCAGTTGATAAGTATGGTGAAAGTTTAGACACTGTATTTGTAAAAGGATCAAGTTATTAA
- a CDS encoding S-Ena type endospore appendage, with translation MDVQSNSHISPPPLSSLSLFPRKSNLPEPQLVADEIGGVIVQNCDGKYVEYWRAIGMASLPSGSLTVKNNCGCIMKVRADTDGDGKADTTLFTLTEINQTKSVTLKTISNLEISCRGGSGQKANGHYSMKVRYVT, from the coding sequence ATGGACGTACAAAGTAACTCTCATATTTCACCCCCGCCATTAAGCAGTCTATCTCTTTTTCCTCGTAAATCAAATCTTCCAGAGCCACAATTAGTAGCAGATGAAATAGGTGGTGTTATTGTACAAAATTGCGATGGGAAATATGTAGAGTATTGGAGAGCTATTGGAATGGCTTCTCTGCCATCAGGATCATTAACTGTAAAAAATAATTGTGGCTGTATTATGAAGGTAAGAGCGGATACAGATGGTGATGGAAAGGCGGATACGACATTATTTACATTGACTGAAATAAATCAAACGAAATCTGTTACTTTGAAGACTATTTCAAACCTGGAAATTTCTTGTCGAGGAGGATCGGGCCAAAAGGCCAATGGTCATTATAGTATGAAGGTTCGTTATGTGACTTAA